The Sediminicola sp. YIK13 genomic sequence GTCAAAAAGAATATGGAGATGGCTATCCGTCTTAGATCTTGAAAATTCTTCAACCCTTTTTGGTTGCCCACACGTATCATGGCCGCCACACCAAGTCCCATCCCCACCATAAAGGTCATGCTGGACAAGTTCAATGCAATTTGATTTGCTGCCTGTGAATTTTTACCCAATACCCCGCTCAACCAGATAGCTCCCGTAAAAATGCCCACCTCAAAGAACATTTGAAGGGCAGAAGGAAATCCAAGATCTATGATTTTTTTCATGACCTTTTTTTCCATGTTACGGAAGTTGAACCCCGTAACATAGTCATGGAATTTCTTTTTGTTTTTTAGCAAAACCCAAATATAAATGACCATCACAATCCTAGAAATCAATGTTCCCATTGCTGCACCAACGATTCCCATTTTAGGAAATCCAAAAGAACCAAAAATCAATAAATAGTTAAGAACAATATTGACGATATTGGCAATTACCGTGGCATACATGGGATATTTGGTCTGGGAAAGCCCCTCAGAAAATTGTTTGAAGGCTTGAAAGATAATCAAGGGAACCAAAGAAAAAGCTACCAAGTCTAAATAGGGCATTGCCAATTCAACAACCTCTGGCGGCTGCTTCATCATATACATCAGCGGCTTGGACAACATGATCAAGCCAAAAAGGGACAATCCCAATCCTGTGCAAAGCACCAGTCCGTGCTTTAAGGCACTTTTCCCAACTTCTTTATTTCCTGCACCATCCGCTTCTGCGACTAGAGGAGTTATAGCTGTAGAGAATCCGATACCAAGAGACATCGCAATAAAAACAAAGCTATTTCCCAAAGAGACTGCGGCCAATTCTGCAGTACCCAACTGGCCTACCATTATATTATCTGCAAATGCCACGAAGGTATGGCCCAGCATCCCCAAAATGACAGGGAAAGACAATTGTAGGTTATAACGGAATTCTTTGGTATACTGCTTGAACAAGGTTTCAATTTTGAAGTGCAAATATAGAAGTTACCACGGTTTTAATGGTGGGTATTCTCGAATAAAATTGGGACAAATGAGTCCCAAATCTGAGATCCTTTGTTTCAATACAGATATGATTCTAGAAAATAGTTTATCCATAAAATTAAAGAATCCATATTTTGTTGATTTTTCAGTATTTTAGAGATACCCAACGGTAAAAGCGATAACCACAACCAAATGTCCATCGATAATTTTGAGATCACAGGCCTTACTGATGAACAAGTACTCCAATCAAGGGCCTCTTATGGACAGAACAAACTAGTTTTCGAAAAAGAAAATAGATTCCTCGATGCCTTAAGGAGTCTTGCCAAAGAACCCATGGTGATCTTACTTTTGGTGGCTTCGGTAATTTACTTTGTCAGCGGGGATTATGGGGATGGGATTTTCTTGGCCATAGCAATTATCATGGTAGCTTCCATTTCCCTATATCAAGATTCCAGGAGTCGCCATGCTCTTCAAAAATTAAAAGATTTTACCCAGCCACATTCCAAGGTGTACAGAAATGGGGAGATTATTGAAATTAAAAGTGAAGAACTGGTTGTTGGAGACAGTCTCATTGTAGATGAGGGCAGTACGATCCCGGCCGATGGCACCATTATACATTCCAATGATTTTTCGGTAAACGAATCCATTCTTACTGGGGAATCCCTAGCCGTTTATAAGGATGTAACAAATGATGACAGTTCCATTTACCTTGGCACCACTGTGGCCAGCGGTTTGGCAATAGCAACTATTACGGCAATTGGCAACAATACGGCCCTAGGTAAAATTGGAAAGAGTCTTGAGGATATTGAAAGTGAGAAGACCCCGCTAGAGTTACAAATAGGGAATTTTGTAAAAAAAATGGTTTTTTGGGGAGCCATGGTATTTTTTGTGGTTTGGGGCATCAACTACGCCCAGTCCCTTGACCTTCTGGATAGTTTGCTCAAAGCCCTCACCCTTGCTATGAGTATTTTACCCGAGGAGATTCCTGTAGCCTTTACCACATTTATGGCCTTGGGTGCTTGGCGGTTAATGAAGTTGGGGGTTGTGGTCAAACAAATGAAAACAGTAGAAACGCTCGGCAGTGCTACAGTGATCTGTACAGATAAAACAGGTACTATCACCCAGAATAAAATGAGTTTGGCCAGAGTCTACGTTTTAGGTGCCGAAAAAATTACCAATCCAGAAGACGAATTATCCACGGAGGAAAAAGAATTGATAAGACTTGCAATGTGGGCCAGTGAACCTATCCCTTTTGACCCTATGGAACTGGCGTTGCATGAATCCTATGCTCAAAACTTTCCTTTGGACGAAAGGCCGAACTATAAAATGGTTCATGAGTACCCCTTAGGTGGTAAGCCCCCCATGATGACCCACCTCTTTGAAAATTCATCGGGAAATAGGATCATCGCGGCCAAAGGCGCACCTGAAGCTTTTCTCGATATTTCAGGCCTTACAGAGGTACAGAAAGATGTTATTTCCAAAAGTATCATAGAACTGGCAAGAAACGGATACCGAATTTTAGGAGTAGGTGAGACTAAATTTGACGGGGACAACTATCCAAAAAAACAACAGCAATTTACCTTTTCCTTTAAAGGACTAGTAGCCTTTTATGATCCTCCAAAGGAAAATATAGCATCAGTTTTTGACCAATTCAATGAAGCCGGGATTACCGTAAAAATTGTGACAGGTGATAATGCAGAGACGACTGAGGCCATTGCCAAACAGGTGAACTTTAAAGGATATGAAAAAAGCATCTCCGGTGATGACCTTATGAAATTAAAGGACGATGAATTAAAGGAGTGTGTAAAAGAAACCCAAATTTTCACACGTATGTTCCCAGATGCCAAAATGAGAATCATCAATGCTTTAAAAGCCAACAATGAGGTTGTGGTAATGACAGGTGACGGTGTCAACGATGGTCCTGCCCTAAAGGCAGCACATATTGGAGTGGCCATGGGTAAAAAAGGAACTGAAATTGCCAAACAGGCTGCATCCCTCATATTGGTCGATGATGACCTGGCCAAAATGGTTGATGCCATTGCCATGGGAAGAAAAATTTATACCAACCTAAAAAAGGCCATTCAATATGTCATATCTATTCATATCCCAATAATACTTACCGTATTTATTCCACTAGCCTTAGGCTGGTTATATCCCAATATCTTCACCCCTATTCATGTGATTCTCTTAGAATTGATAATGGGTCCTACATGTTCCATTATCTATGAAAATGAACCCATGGAGAAAAATACCATGATCCAAAAACCCCGCCCTTTTTCAAAAACATTTTTCAGCTGGCGAGAATTAATGACCAGTGTTATTCAGGGGCTGGCAATTACCGCTGGGACGTTAACAGTTTACCAATTGGCCGTTTCCAATCATTTAAATGAAAACACAACTAGGGCAATGGTCTTCACTACCCTGATAGCCGCAAATATTGTTCTGACCTTGGTGAACAGATCTTTTTACTTTTCTGCTCTTACCACTCTGAAATACAAGAATAATTTAGTGGGACTCATCATTGGCATTACCATAACACTTACGGGCGTGTTACTCTACATAGATCCCTTTACCGCGTTTTTTCAATTTGAAAGTCTCACTGGCGATCAATTATGGACCAGCATTGGGATTGGATTTATTTCCGTGATATGGTATGAAGTTGTAAAAGGGATCAAACGAAGCCGCTAGTGATTTTATGCCAATGTTTTAAATAGTATTGGATTTAAGAAACAGCTGAACAGATGACCTCAACGAAAGTTTTGATCAAAGCTGTTTGGCCTCTTCCCAAAAGACATCCATTTCGGAAAGGGTCATATCTTTTAAGGCCTTACCCTGTTCTTTCGCCTTCTCTTCCAAATATTGAAATCTTTTAATAAATTTTTTATTGGTACGCTCCAATGCGTTTTCGGGATTGATATTCAAAAATCTGGCGTAATTTACCATGGAAAACAACACATCACCAAATTCGGCCTCCATAGCGTCAGTATTCCCTGATTTTACCTCATCTTGGAATTCCCCCAACTCTTCTTGGACCTTTTCCCAAACCTGTTCCGGTTTTTCCCAATCAAAACCTACTCCGGCCACCTTGTCCTGAATTCGGTTGGATTTAACCAATGCAGGAAGACTACTTGGCACCCCCTCCAAAACACTTTTTTTACCTTCCTTTAATTTTATTTTTTCCCAATTCTGCTTTACCTCTTCCTCATTGGCAACTTTGACATCCCCATAAATATGCGGGTGTCTATTGATAAGTTTTTCGCATATGTCATTGGCTACGTCAGCTATATCAAATGAGTTGGTCTCGCTGCCAATCTTTGCGTAAAAAACAATATGCAATAGTACATCTCCCAATTCTTTTTTTACTTCTTCAAGATCATTATCCAATATAGCGTCACCCAGTTCATAGGTTTCCTCAATGGTAAGGTGCCTAAGGGTTTGCATTGTTTGCTTTTGGTCCCAAGGACATTTGGCCCGAAGTTCATCCATTATGGTCAATAAACGGTCAAAGGCTTGTAATTGGGAGGCTCTCGAATTCATACAAATAGTTTTTGTAAAAATACAAATCTACCCTAGAAGCCCACGTACGATTTAATTGTTATTTTAGAGGAAGTTGTTCCCACCATATGTAAAGACACTCCCAATGAACAAGGCAAACAAGCTTTTCGCCATTAAATTTCTCCATACGTTGATCTGGCTATTTTTTGTCTGTATACTATTTTATATCCTATATACTGGGATTACCAACACCATAAATTCCTTCACATGGATAGCAATTGGACTAGTATTTGGCGAGGGCGTTGTATTACTGATTTTTAAGATGTTCTGTCCCTTGACAATTTTAGCAAGAAAATACTCCGATTCAGAGAAAGATAATTTCGATATTTTTCTTCCAAATTGGTTGGCCAAATACAACAAAATCATTTTTACAACATTATTTGTCATAGGCCTGGCAACAGTCTTAGTTCGTACTTTCTTTTAGATAATGGATATAAAAAATCCCTCCAAGACTTTTGCCTTTGGAGGGATTTTTCAACTAACTCAATCTTTATATGCTTATTCGGCCTCAGCTACCGAAACAGATTTGACTGCCTCTCCGATAAGAGTATCCCCTTCCAATATTTCGAAAGTAGTGGCATTGGCAGTGGTATCATGTAGAACCCTTACCAAAGTTTGGGCCACATCCTGTCGGCTGATGTCACCTTCTTTATCCAAGCTTTTAGCCAATGCTATCCTGCCCACACCTTCGGCATCCTTTAATGCCCCTGGACGTACAATAGTATAATTAAGGCCACTATGTCTCAAATGCTCATCGGCATTCTGCTTGGCACGTAAATAATCCTGTAATTTATCAGCTTTCTCTGGTTGGTCTGCCCCTATTGAGCTTAGCATTACAAATTTTTTGACATGTGCCATTTTGGCCACATCAATAAGTCTTTTTGCCCCTTCTTGGTCTACTTCAATTACTTTTTTTCCTCCTGAACCAGCAGCAAATATGACTTTATCTATATCTTCCATGGTATGCACCAGATCTTCTTCCAAGTCGCCCAAGATGGTCTTAACCCCCATATTCTCAAACTGTTCCAACTGCTCTTTCTCTCGGACCATGGCTATAGGCCTAAAATATTGTGATTCCTTTAAAAGGTTTACTATAATTTTTCCTGTGGTACCATTGGCACCTGCTATTAATACGTTCTCCATACTTTAAAGTTAAACGTTAAGGCGTTAGAACCCAAATTAATTAACCTGTTTAACGCTCTATTAACCCATTAAGCCAGGCTTTAACAATAATTTATGGTCTGTACAGCTGAAATAAAAATTGATGATGTTATTAACAAGGCTGAAGTCATTAAGGTCCATAAAATTCTTATTTTAGTATAAAAAAGAAAACATGTTAGCACCTTTGGTTACCACTGAATGGTTGAAAAGCCAAATAAATGATCCCAACCTGATAATTTTGGATGCGAGCATGTCCGATAACAAATCGGGCGATACTGCTGATTTGACCGATGTTCGAATTAAAAATGCCCGGTTTTTTGATCTGAAAAAATCATTTTCGGATAAGGATAGCAGCTTACCCAATATGTTGCCGGAGGAGGATTCCTACACCGTTGCTTGTCAAGCTTTGGGTATTAATGCTGATAGCCTAATTGTCGTTTATGACAATTTGGGTATTTATACCAGCCCGAGGGTTTGGTGGATGTTTAAAGCCATGGGACATGATAATATTGCCGTATTGGATGGCGGGATTCCTAAATGGGTAAAAGAAGGGTTGCCGACAGAACCAATACAAGAAGTGACTTATCCCAAGGGAACTTTTAGGGCTAAATTTAGACCAAACATGGTCAAGAACGCCGGAAATATATTACACAATCTAAAACAAAATGAAGCCATAGTGATCGATGCTCGATCCTCGGGGCGCTTTTGCGGAACAGAACCAGAACCACGAAAGGAACTCAAGGGCGGACATATACCAGGGTCTTTAAACCTTCCCTATACAGAAGTCATAAAAGCTGGTCAATTTCTTCCCAAGGAAGATTTAAAACAAGTTTTTGAGGACCTAAAACTTGGGGGCCGTCCACTAGTATTTAGTTGTGGTTCTGGCCTTACAGCCTGTATTATTCTTTTGGCCAGTGAATTGGTTCAAAAGAACCCGACTGCGGTTTACGATGGCTCCTGGACCGAATGGGGCCAATTAGAAGACGTTCCAATTGCTACCTAAAATAAAAACCACTACTCAACTATTAATTTGTTAAACCTATGCCCATGAAATACCTTTACCTGCTCTTAATAATGATGATCCCCACCCTTCTACTATCTCAAGAAATTGTGCATTTACCTTCAGAAAATTCTTTGGAAATAGAATGGAAAGGGTCAGAAAAAACCTATTATTCCGAAATTTGGAAGACCCAAGTGGTGACCAATGTTTCCAAACCTTCCATGGAAGTCTTTCGACCTGATCCTTCATTAACAAATGGCACCGCTGTAATTATAGCACCTGGAGGAGGCCTTTATGCCCATAGTATCAATAGTGAAGGAAATGATGTTGCCCGATGGTTAAACAGCAAGGGCATTACCGCTTTTGTGCTTAAATATCGATTGGTGCCCACAGGGGAAGATGCAGTGTCCGATTTGAATACGGATGGTGAACAGGTCACCGTAAAAGCTACAAAAGTATTGCCCTTGTCTACAGAGGACGGTCTCAACGCCATACGATATGTAAGAAAGCATTCAGGAGAATTGGACGTAGATTCCAACAAAATTGGATTTATGGGATTTTCTGCGGGGGGTGCTGTTACCATGTCGGTCATTTACAGTGCTTCAAAAGAAGATAGACCAGATTTTCTAGTCCCGATATATCCTTGGATGGATATTGTTCCTTTTCACGACACCCCTTCCAATGGCCCACCTATGTTGATTATCTGTGCTACAGATGATCCATTGGGATTGGCACCTGCAAGTATAGCACTGTATACGTCCTGGGCTAAGAAGGGTATCGCCACAGAATTGCACATGTACTCAAAAGGCGGACATGGATTTGGAATGAAGACACAAGGACTGCCGTCGGATAATTGGATTGAGCGATTCTACGATTGGTCCATTGCCGAAGGCCTGACAAATCCAATCATAAAATACTGATAAACAAACAGATAAATCATTGTATCACTGTTTCAATTGAACGAATTATTTAATATTTTTACAAGAAAATTATACAATAATTAAAAAATATTAGTATTTTAAAAACGTTATTGTTAGCACCAAACCAACTCCTTCTGTGAAATATTTATTCATCTTTACACTCCTTTTCCTATTTTTTGGCAATGCACAGGATAGTGGACCATTCCAAGAGGAAGTGTTGTCCATCCAAAAAAAATACGGTAGAATTTTGGATGATTCCAAAACAACAATTGTTTTCACAGGTAGTTCCAGTATCCGCATGTGGGATAATATTCAAAAAGCCTTTCCGGAATACCAGGTTGTAAATTCTGGCTTTGGAGGTTCAAAGTCTTCCGATCTATTGCGCTATACCAATGAACTCATCCTTGAATACAAACCTAAAAAGGTATTTATCTACGAGGGGGACAATGATATCGCGGCCCATGTTCGAACAGTGAAAATTCTTGAAAATACCATTGCAATCATCGACCGTATCAAAGCAAAGGATCCAAAGACAGAAATTGTACTTATTTCTGCCAAACCGAGTTTAGCTAGATGGGGCCACAGAAATAAGTACAAAAGATTGAACCGTGGTTTAGAACGATTGAGTAAAAGAGATGACACCATAAGCTATGCCAATGTATGGGATACCATGTTGTACAACAATAAGGTAAGGCGTGACATATTTTTAAGTGACGGCCTACACATGAATTCCAAGGGGTATGACCTGTGGCTTTCGGTGATCAAGGAACATGTCAACTAATCAATTACCTTTACCTTACACAAGCCTATTCCATGATCAAATCACACCTAATCAAATCCTTTCTATTATTTATTTTCATCATAGCCTTAGTTGCTTGTCAAGAAAAAAAAGTTAAAGAAAACATACAATTTCCGATAACTGATCTAGCTGCGGAACATATGATTCCCAAGCCTTCTAAAACCATAGCTACCAATAGTGCTTTTGGTCTAGACGAACATACGGCGATCTACACCTCTCAAAATTCAATCGGTTTTCCGGAAGCTGGTCAATTCCTTTCCGAAAAAATTAATGAGAAAATAAATATTTCTATCCCGGTAAATGCT encodes the following:
- the mazG gene encoding nucleoside triphosphate pyrophosphohydrolase yields the protein MNSRASQLQAFDRLLTIMDELRAKCPWDQKQTMQTLRHLTIEETYELGDAILDNDLEEVKKELGDVLLHIVFYAKIGSETNSFDIADVANDICEKLINRHPHIYGDVKVANEEEVKQNWEKIKLKEGKKSVLEGVPSSLPALVKSNRIQDKVAGVGFDWEKPEQVWEKVQEELGEFQDEVKSGNTDAMEAEFGDVLFSMVNYARFLNINPENALERTNKKFIKRFQYLEEKAKEQGKALKDMTLSEMDVFWEEAKQL
- a CDS encoding GDSL-type esterase/lipase family protein is translated as MKYLFIFTLLFLFFGNAQDSGPFQEEVLSIQKKYGRILDDSKTTIVFTGSSSIRMWDNIQKAFPEYQVVNSGFGGSKSSDLLRYTNELILEYKPKKVFIYEGDNDIAAHVRTVKILENTIAIIDRIKAKDPKTEIVLISAKPSLARWGHRNKYKRLNRGLERLSKRDDTISYANVWDTMLYNNKVRRDIFLSDGLHMNSKGYDLWLSVIKEHVN
- a CDS encoding MATE family efflux transporter; this translates as MFKQYTKEFRYNLQLSFPVILGMLGHTFVAFADNIMVGQLGTAELAAVSLGNSFVFIAMSLGIGFSTAITPLVAEADGAGNKEVGKSALKHGLVLCTGLGLSLFGLIMLSKPLMYMMKQPPEVVELAMPYLDLVAFSLVPLIIFQAFKQFSEGLSQTKYPMYATVIANIVNIVLNYLLIFGSFGFPKMGIVGAAMGTLISRIVMVIYIWVLLKNKKKFHDYVTGFNFRNMEKKVMKKIIDLGFPSALQMFFEVGIFTGAIWLSGVLGKNSQAANQIALNLSSMTFMVGMGLGVAAMIRVGNQKGLKNFQDLRRIAISIFFLTFLLEIVFATLFLLFKDWLPTIYLDVNDLANSADNTEVIIMAAELILVAAFFQISDGLQVVILGALRGLQDVKIPTIMTFIAYWLIGFPVSFYLGLYTPLRSTGIWIGLLAGLTASAIMLYIRFNYLTKKLLVNTLIEIK
- a CDS encoding cation-translocating P-type ATPase gives rise to the protein MSIDNFEITGLTDEQVLQSRASYGQNKLVFEKENRFLDALRSLAKEPMVILLLVASVIYFVSGDYGDGIFLAIAIIMVASISLYQDSRSRHALQKLKDFTQPHSKVYRNGEIIEIKSEELVVGDSLIVDEGSTIPADGTIIHSNDFSVNESILTGESLAVYKDVTNDDSSIYLGTTVASGLAIATITAIGNNTALGKIGKSLEDIESEKTPLELQIGNFVKKMVFWGAMVFFVVWGINYAQSLDLLDSLLKALTLAMSILPEEIPVAFTTFMALGAWRLMKLGVVVKQMKTVETLGSATVICTDKTGTITQNKMSLARVYVLGAEKITNPEDELSTEEKELIRLAMWASEPIPFDPMELALHESYAQNFPLDERPNYKMVHEYPLGGKPPMMTHLFENSSGNRIIAAKGAPEAFLDISGLTEVQKDVISKSIIELARNGYRILGVGETKFDGDNYPKKQQQFTFSFKGLVAFYDPPKENIASVFDQFNEAGITVKIVTGDNAETTEAIAKQVNFKGYEKSISGDDLMKLKDDELKECVKETQIFTRMFPDAKMRIINALKANNEVVVMTGDGVNDGPALKAAHIGVAMGKKGTEIAKQAASLILVDDDLAKMVDAIAMGRKIYTNLKKAIQYVISIHIPIILTVFIPLALGWLYPNIFTPIHVILLELIMGPTCSIIYENEPMEKNTMIQKPRPFSKTFFSWRELMTSVIQGLAITAGTLTVYQLAVSNHLNENTTRAMVFTTLIAANIVLTLVNRSFYFSALTTLKYKNNLVGLIIGITITLTGVLLYIDPFTAFFQFESLTGDQLWTSIGIGFISVIWYEVVKGIKRSR
- a CDS encoding SDR family oxidoreductase, which produces MENVLIAGANGTTGKIIVNLLKESQYFRPIAMVREKEQLEQFENMGVKTILGDLEEDLVHTMEDIDKVIFAAGSGGKKVIEVDQEGAKRLIDVAKMAHVKKFVMLSSIGADQPEKADKLQDYLRAKQNADEHLRHSGLNYTIVRPGALKDAEGVGRIALAKSLDKEGDISRQDVAQTLVRVLHDTTANATTFEILEGDTLIGEAVKSVSVAEAE
- a CDS encoding sulfurtransferase, whose translation is MLAPLVTTEWLKSQINDPNLIILDASMSDNKSGDTADLTDVRIKNARFFDLKKSFSDKDSSLPNMLPEEDSYTVACQALGINADSLIVVYDNLGIYTSPRVWWMFKAMGHDNIAVLDGGIPKWVKEGLPTEPIQEVTYPKGTFRAKFRPNMVKNAGNILHNLKQNEAIVIDARSSGRFCGTEPEPRKELKGGHIPGSLNLPYTEVIKAGQFLPKEDLKQVFEDLKLGGRPLVFSCGSGLTACIILLASELVQKNPTAVYDGSWTEWGQLEDVPIAT
- a CDS encoding alpha/beta hydrolase, giving the protein MKYLYLLLIMMIPTLLLSQEIVHLPSENSLEIEWKGSEKTYYSEIWKTQVVTNVSKPSMEVFRPDPSLTNGTAVIIAPGGGLYAHSINSEGNDVARWLNSKGITAFVLKYRLVPTGEDAVSDLNTDGEQVTVKATKVLPLSTEDGLNAIRYVRKHSGELDVDSNKIGFMGFSAGGAVTMSVIYSASKEDRPDFLVPIYPWMDIVPFHDTPSNGPPMLIICATDDPLGLAPASIALYTSWAKKGIATELHMYSKGGHGFGMKTQGLPSDNWIERFYDWSIAEGLTNPIIKY